In Bubalus bubalis isolate 160015118507 breed Murrah chromosome 3, NDDB_SH_1, whole genome shotgun sequence, a genomic segment contains:
- the SLC31A1 gene encoding high affinity copper uptake protein 1, which produces MGHSHIMGMNMDMSGGDNSTMPPHHHPTTSSAHSHDHMMMMMPMTFYFGFKNVELLFSGLVINTAGEMAGAFVAVFLLAMFYEGLKIAREGLLRKSQVSIRYNSMPVPGPNGTILMETHKTVGQQMLSFPHLLQTVLHIIQVVISYFLMLIFMTYNGYLCIAVAAGAGTGYFLFSWKKAVVVDITEHCH; this is translated from the exons TGGAGACAACAGTACCATGCCACCTCACCATCACCCGACCACTTCATCTGCCCACTCCCATGATcacatgatgatgatgatg CCTATGACCTTCTACTTTGGCTTTAAGAACGTGGAACTATTGTTTTCTGGTTTGGTGATCAATACGGCTGGAG AAATGGCTGGAGCTTTTGTGGCAGTGTTTTTACTAGCCATGTTCTATGAAGGACTCAAGATAGCCCGAGAGGGCCTCCTGCGCAAGTCCCAAGTCAGCATCCGGTACAATTCCATGCCCGTCCCAGGACCAAATGGAACTATCCTTATGGAGACACACAAAACTGTCGG GCAGCAAATGCTGAGCTTCCCGCATCTCCTGCAAACAGTGCTGCACATCATCCAAGTGGTCATCAGCTACTTCCTCATGCTCATCTTCATGACCTACAACGGGTACCTCTGCATTGCTGTAGCGGCCGGGGCGGGCACAGGGTACTTCCTCTTCAGCTGGAAGAAGGCGGTGGTAGTGGATATCACAGAGCATTGCCATTAA
- the CDC26 gene encoding anaphase-promoting complex subunit CDC26, producing MLRRKPTRLELKLDDIEEFESIRKDLETRKKQKEDVDIVGGSDGEGAIGLSSDPKSREQMINDRIGYKPQPKPNNRSSQFGNFEF from the exons ATGCTGCGACGAAAACCAACCCGTCTAGAGCTGAAACTTGATGATATTGAGGAGTTTGAGAGCATTCGAAAGGACCTGGAG ACCCGtaagaaacaaaaggaagatgTGGACATTGTAGGAGGCAGTGATGGAGAAGGTGCCATTGGACTCAGCAGTGATCCCAAGAGCCGGGAACAAATGATTAATGATCGAATTGGTTATAAACCCCAACCAAAGCCCAACAATCGTTCATCTCAATTTGGAAATTTTGAGTTTTAG